The Streptomyces durmitorensis genome contains the following window.
TGGAGACCAGCTTGCCGGGGTTCATCTGGTCGGCGCCGGAGTTGTTGATGACGTCGGCCGTCGGCTTGCCACGGACGATCTTCGGCTGCACCTGAGTGGCGATCTTCGTCGTCGACTTCTGGCCGGCGTCCGAGTCCGGGTACCGCTTCTTGTACATGTCGGTCACGAACTGGGCGTACTTGTCGCCATAACCGCCGTTGAAGACGACCACGGCGAGCCCGGCGTCCGCCTTCACGCCGAGCGGATTCTTCTTGGACTTCTCGCCCTTCTCCGCCTTGTTCTCTTCGCCGCCACCGCTCGCGCAGGAGCTCAGGGCGCCCACGGCCGGTACTGCGAGAAGGCTGGTGGCCGCCGCCCTCTTCATCACGTCACGACGGTTGATGCTGGTGGATCCCATGCTCAAGTCCTCGCCTTCCAGGACTCAGGCGGCGTACGGGGCTCCCGACAGCTCGCCGAAGGCGAAGGGCCCGACACCGCGGGTCAGTTGAAGCTTTGGTGGTGCGATACGTGCGACAACTACATGGCAAGGGCTCGCACCCGCCACTCAGGGTGCCGATAGGTATAGTCCACTCATCGGCAGCAGAGCAAGATCGAATGCAGCTTCGGCCAGCAGTCTTTCCCTAGTTGAGACCTCGCGGAGATGTGGACCGGTTCGTTCACGGCGTGAGCAAATTCGACCCGAGGTATCGACGGCGTTTCCTTGAGGTTTGCGGGTGTTTGGACCCCGCCGCCTCGCCCACGATCTTGCCTCCCCCCGCCACGCACCTCGTTGGACTTTCCCCTCACTCCCCTTGGACTTTCCCCCTGGTCCCGCGGCCCGATCCGTTCCCCTCCGGCTCCCGCCGACCCTTCCAACAGCCTTGACACCACCGGCAACTTGACGCACTACTGGACCTTGCGCAGCGATGTGACAACGTTGTCCAACTCGCAGGGAGGGGCTCGGGGATGCCGCACAGATCACGCAGACCTCGCTTCAGACACCACCGTTCGGCCGCGATCCTGGGAGCGGCCGCGTTCACGCTCGTCGCGACAGCGCAGGGCGCCGCCGTCGCCAAGCCGGAGGAACCGCCCAGAGCGGCCAAGGAGTTCGTCTCCTCGTTCGAGGAGGGCGAAGCCCAGCCCGACTGGCTGAACACCGTCGAGACCGGCCCCGACGGCAAGAAGCGGACCGCCGGCGTCAACGGCGCGTTCAGTTCGGGGATCCCCGGCAGTGTGAACGACCACGTGACCGAGGTCCGCGCCAGCGACGAGAACGCGGGCGGCGGCGAGGTCAAGGAGAACCTCGTCGACGGTGAGCCCACCAGCAAGTGGCTCTCCTTCGAGCCCACCGGGTGGGCGGAGTTCGACCTGGACGAACCCGCCAAGGTCGTGACATACGCGCTCACGTCGGCCAACGACCACGACGAGCGCGACCCCAAGGACTGGACCCTTCAGGGCTCCACGGACGGCAAGGACTGGAAGGTCCTCGACACCCGCAAGGGTGAGGCGTTCGACAAGCGCCACCAGACGAAGAAGTACGACTTCCAGAACGACACGGCGTACGCGCACTTCCGCCTGGACATCACCGCCAACAACGGCGCGTCCGACGCCCTCCAGCTCGCCGACGTCCAGCTCTCCGTCGGCGGCAGCGAGGCGCCGGTCCCCGAGGACATGCTCTCCCTCGTGGACCGCGGCCCCAGCGGCTCCCCGACCGCGAAGGCGGGCGCCGGGTTCACCGGCAAGCACGCGATGCGTTACGCGGGCACCCACAAGGCGGACGCCCGCGGCTACTCGTACAACAAGGTCTTCGACGTGAACGTCGCGGTGCGGCGTGACACCGAGCTGTCGTACCGGGTCTTCCCGTCCATGGCGGAGGGCGACCTCGATTACGACGCCACGAACGTGTCCATGGACCTGGCCTTCACCGACGGCACCTATCTGAGTGACCTCAAGGCCATGGACCAGCACGGCTTCCCGCTGAATCCGCAGGGCCAGGGCGCCGCGAAGGGCCTCTACGTCAACCAGTGGAACAACGTGGCCTCCCGGATCGGGCAGGTCGCGCGCGGCAGGACCGTGGACCGGGTGCTCCTCGCGTACGACTCCCCCAAGGGCCCGGCGAAGTTCCGTGGCTGGGTGGACGACGTGTCCCTGAAGGAGAAGGCCCCGGCGAAGCCGAAGGCCCACCCTTCGGACTACGCGGACACCACCCGTGGCACCAACTCCAGCGGCGGCTTCTCGCGCGGCAACACCTTCCCGGCGACGGCCGTGCCGCACGGCTTCAACTTCTGGACTCCGGTGACCAACGCGGGCTCCCTGAGCTGGCTCTACGACTACGCGCGCGGCAACAACTCGGACAACCTGCCGACGATCCAGGCGTTCAGCGCGAGCCACGAGCCGAGCCCGTGGATGGGCGACCGGCAGACCTTCCAGATGATGCCGTCGGTCGACAAGGACACCCCGTCGGCGTCCCGCACCAAGCGCGCCCTTCCCTTCAAGCACGAGAAGGAGACGGCACGCCCGCACTACTACGGCGTGACGTTCGAGAACGGTCTGAAGGCCGAGATGGCCCCGACCGATCACGCGGCGATGATGAAGTTCACCTATCCCGGTGACGACGCGAGCGTCATCTTCGACAACGTCTCGGAGAAGGGCGGCCTCACCCTCGACGAGGAGAGGGGGATCGTCAGCGGATTCTCGGACGTCAAGTCCGGGCTCTCCACCGGCGCCACACGCCTCTTCGTGTACGGCACCTTCGACTCGCCCGTCACGGCGGGCGGCAAGCTCGAAGGCGGTGGCGGCGGTGATGTCACCGGCTATCTGCGCTTCAAGGCGGGCAAGGACCGCACGGTCAACCTGCGCCTGGCCACCTCGCTCATCAGCCTCGACCAGGCCAAGGCCAACCTCGACCGCGAGATCCCGTCCGGCACCTCCTTCGACCGCGTGAAGAACGGCGCGCAGAAGAGCTGGGACGACATCCTCGGCAAGGTCGAAGTGGAGGGCGCGAGCGAGGGCCAGAAGACCTCGCTCTACTCCAGTCTGTACCGCCTCTACCTCTACCCCAACTCGGGCTTCGAGAAGGTCACTTCGGCGGACGGCAAGTCCAAGTACCAGTACGCGTCGCCGTTCTCTCCGCAGACGGGTCCCGACACCCCCACCCACACGGGCGCGAAGATCGTCGACGGGAAGCCGTACGTCAACAACGGCTTCTGGGACACGTATCGGACGACCTGGCCCGCATACTCGCTCCTCACGCCGAAGAAGGCGGGTGAGCTGGTCGACGGCTTCGTCCAGCAGTACAAGGACGGCGGCTGGACGTCGCGTTGGTCCTCGCCCGGCTACGCGGACCTGATGACGGGCACCTCCTCGGACGTGGCGTTCGCCGACGCGTACGTCAAGGGCGTGGACTTCGACGCCAAGGACGCGTACGACGCCGCACTCAAGAACGCGACGGTCGTGCCGCCGAGTTCGGGCGTCGGCCGCAAGGGCATGGAGACCTCCCCGTTCCTCGGCTACACCCCGAGCGAGACGCACGAGGGCCTGTCCTGGGCGCTTGAGGGCTACCTCAACGACTACGGCATCTCGCGCATGGGCCAGGCCCTGTACAAGAAGACGGGCGAGAAGCACTACAAGGAGGAGTCGGAGTACTTCCTCAACCGCGCCCGTGACTACGTGAAGCTCTTCGACGACAAGGCGGCGGGAGGCGGCACCGCGCCGGGCTTCTTCCAGGGCAAGGACAAGAAGGGCGACTGGCGCGTCCCGTCGGAGAAGTTCGACCCGCGCGTGTGGGGTCACGACTACACGGAGACGAACGCCTGGGGCTATGCCTTCACCGCCCCGCAGGACTCGCGCGGCCTCGCCAACCTCTACGGCGGCCGCAAGGGCCTCGGCGACAAGCTGGACACGTACTTCGCCACTCCGGAGACCGGGTCCGCCGAGTTCGCGGGCTCGTACGGGGGCGTCATCCACGAGATGACCGAGGCACGCGACGTACGCATGGGCATGTACGGGCACTCCAACCAGGTCGCCCACCACGCCGCCTACATGTACGACGCGGCCGGTGAGCCGTCCAAGACGCAGGAGAAGGTCCGCGAGGTCCTCTCCCGTCTCTACACCGGCAGCGAGATCGGGCAGGGCTACCACGGCGACGAGGACAACGGCGAGCAGTCGGCCTGGTTCCTCTTCTCCTCGCTCGGCTTCTATCCGCTGGTCATGGGCAGCGGCGAATACGCCATCGGCTCACCGCAGTTCACCAAGATGACCGTGCACCTGGACGGCGGGCGCGACCTGGTCGTCAAGGCGCCGAAGAACAGCGCGAAGAACGTCTACGTCCAGGGCCTGAAGGTCAACGGCAAGAAGTGGACCTCAACCGCCCTGCCCCACAAGGAGATCGCGAAGGGCGGTGTCCTGGAGTTCGACATGGGCCCGAAGCCGTCGGCGTGGGGCACGGGCAAGAACGCCCAGCCCGCGTCCATCACGCAGGACGACAAGGTGCCGTCGCCGCGCGGTGACGCCATCAAGGGTGACGGCGCGCTCTTCGACAACACCTCGGCCACGGACGCCACTTCGGACTCCGCCGTCGACCTTCCGGTCGCCAAGGAGACCAAGGCCGTTCAGTACACGCTGACGTCGTCCGCCGACAAGGCGAAGGCGCCGCGCGGCTGGGTGCTCGAAGGCTCCGCCGACGGCCAGAAGTGGAAGGAGCTGGACAAGCGGTCCGGCGAGTCCTTCGCCTGGGACAAGCAGACCCGGGTGTTCACGGTCGACAAGCCGGGGACGTACGCGCACTACCGGCTCGTGCCGGACGGGTCCTCGACGCTCGCGGAGGTCGAGCTCCTGAGCTGATCCACCAGAAGGAACCGCACAACGCGGGGGCGGGAGTGGCGAGTTCACTCCCGCCCCCGTTCGCATGCGCCCACTGAGGCCGCCGGGACCGTTGGCCGGAACACACCTGTCCTCACTCCCCTCAGGGATACAGACTCACCTCGTAACACACCTTTTGTCATGATCACGCCATCGATGGGAGATCATTTCGTGTTACGAAGATCAGCCAGACCCCCGGCCTCACGGCGAAGAAGACCGGGTGCCCGCTCCAAGGCCGTCGCCGTCATCGGCGCCCTCGCCATCGGCGCACCCCTCACCGTCCTCGGCCCCGCGTCCGCCGCCGACCCCGCGGCGGCCGACAAGGCGCCCAAAGGCAGCTGCGCGGCGCCCAAGGACTGGTCGAGCTGTGTGCACGTGACCACGCGTCTCGACCGGGCTCCCTCCGTGGGACAGCAGGCCCGCCTCGACATCACCGTCGACACCCGGGTCGACCTCTCCGGAGCCCGCGTCCAGGCCGACCTCCCCGCCGCCGTCGACTGGGCGTCCGCGCCCGCCGGATGGCAGTTCAAGGAACTCGGCCAGCTCCTGCCCGAGGACGGCGGCGCGGTGCACCGCGCCCAGCGCACCATCGACCTGGCGGCCGGGAAGACCCTGCGCTTCTCGCTCCCGGTCAAGGGCGTCAAGGCCGCCGCCACCTCCGTGCGCGCCCGCGTCGACGGCCCCGCCGCCGAGCCCACCGACCGCGACGAGCACCTCCAGCTCCTCACGGTCGGCGCCACGCCCGCCGCCTCGCACCTCGGCTTCGACCAGCGCCGCAACTCCACCGCGCTGCGCCAGCTCCCCGACGACGTCGAGCTGACCCCCGCCAAGCCGGACCGGCCGTTCGAGCCGGTGGCCGGGCGGACGAAGCTCCCCAAGCCGCACAGCGACGACGCCCCCTCCACCGAACCGTCCGTGAAGGCGCTCTCCTGTGTCACCGGCACGGTCGGCTACACCGAGCCGGGCGGCGCGCACCCCTCGCCGAACATCCAGGTCGAGGCCTGGGACGACGACTCCTTCGGCGCCGACGACCTCCTGGACTCCGCGCTGACCGACGGCAGCGGCGGCTTCCGGATGTGCTTCGACAACAACGACACCTCCGGCGGTCAGGACGTGTACGTCAAGGTCCGCACCGAGAGCGGTCTGTGGCGGATCGTCGAGGACAACTTCTTCGGCCGCGACGTCTACGAGTTCCGCTCCGGCCAGCGCGACGACATCGGCGACGGCCGCACGGTGGACTTCGGCCGCATCGCCCCCGGCGACCAGACGATGAACCGGGTCTTCCACGCGTACGACCAGGCGAACCAGGCCAAGAACTGGACGCCCGGCGAGTGCTGGGACGCCCGCGACACCGGCGACTGCCGCCGCATGGAGATCGTCTACCCCGACGACGACGCGGGCGACGGCAGCCGCTACCAGTGGGGCGACAAGAGCGTCTGGCTGGAGGCCGCGTCGCCGGACGACCGTACCGACACCGTGCACGAGTACGGCCACGCGGTGATGGCCGACGTGTACGAGGACAACAGGCCCCCCGCCATCGACAACTGCAGTCCGCACGCGATGGACACCCGCAGCTCGAAGGGGTGCGCCTGGGTCGAGGGCTTCGCCAACTTCTATCCGATGGCGATCTTCAACAATGACAACTACCGGGGCTGGCACGTGGAGGACACCGCCGGCTACAACACCGGTGACGACACCGAGGGCCGGGTGACCGGTTCCCTGTGGGACCTCATGGACCCGTCCGGCGAGCGCTACTGGGACTACCACCAGGAGTCCGCGAAGAACGCCATCTGGGACACCCTGCTCGACCGCCGGTCGAACACCTTCCAGGAGTTCTGGACCCACCGCGGCCAGGAGGGCCACGACGTGGGCTCGGGCCCCGGCGGCGCGCTCTACCAGAACGGCATCGACTACGGCTTCCGCAACCAGCTCACCGACGGACAGTCCAAGACGCTGCCCGCACCGGACCCGCAGCACAACTACCGCTACGACACCACCTTCCGCTTCTGGTCGGTCGTGGCGCTGCGGCCTCCGGCGGGCGTCGACTACGACCTCGACCTGTACGACGACCAGGCGCTCCAGCAGCGGCTGGACGTCAGCCTGGCCACCGGGGACACCGTCGACTTCATCGCCGTGGACTCCAACGCGCGGGGGCCCGGCGACTATTACCCGGTCGTCAAGCGTCCGCTCGGCGGCACAGGTACAGGTGACTATCGGATCGAGGTCGCCGACAGCGGCAAGCTGCTCATCGGGTCCGACACCAAGGTGATGAACGGCGCCGACGACGTGACGGCCGTCTGGGACACGTGCCCGGCCGCAGGCACCGAGGTCACCATCACGGCGACGCCGTCCGACGCGAGCCAGGACGCGGAGCTGTTCCTGATGGACTCCGACCCGGCAAGCCCCAACACGGCGGTCCGCGGCCGCTACGCGGCGACCGCGTCGGGGACCGCGAACGGTCCCGGCCAGGCCGAGTCGTTCAAGTTCACGTCGCAGGGCGGCTGTTACGGAGTCGTCCTCGTCAACAAGGCCGGGTCCGGCACGTACACCGTGACCGAGTCCTAGCACCGTGATCGACAGGGAGCCGTGCATGCGGCTGGAACCGGCGGGGACACCCGACCGTCCCACCCGCATGCGCGGCTCCCTGCTCCCGCTGCTCCTGCTCGTGGCCGTGACCGCCTGCGGCTCCGAGCCCGGGGACCCACCGGCGCCCGCCCCACCCTCGGACCCCCGGACGCTCGTCCTGCGCGTCCAGGAGCTCCACAGCTCGCCACGCCCCTGGGAACGCGGCGACCTGCCCCGCTTCTCCCTCTACGGCGGCGGCCACGTGATCGCCCCCGCCCGGACCTCGGGCGCGCTGCGTACGGCCGTCAAGTACCGCCTGACGCCAGCCCGTTACCGCGAACTCACCGACGCGGCCCACGCGGCGGGCCTCGCTCACGCCCGCCGCCACGAGGACACGACGTCCACGGACGCCTCCCTCCTGACGGTCACCTACCGCACCCCGCACGGCTTGCGCAGCACGCGCGTCATCGCGCCCGAAGCAGGGGGCGACGGCGACCGGGGCCGCGTCCTGGACTTCGTACGCACCCGGGTCCCGCCCGCGCCTTCGGACACTCCCCCGCCGGGGGCCACCGCCTACCGCCCGGCCGCCCTGGCGATTCTCGCCACCGGCGGGGTCGGCGCCGACGACGCCACGGCGCGACCGTGGCCACTGCGGCCGATTGCCGGCCGGTGCGAGGTGGTGACGGGCGAGGATCTCGTACGCGCCCGTCAACTCGCCCTGGGGACAAGGCAGAACACCCGCTGGAGCAGCGGAGGAACGCTCTATGCGGTCGCGTTCAGGCCCCTGCTCCCCGACGAGCACACATGCCGGGACCTCGACCGTCCCTAGGGTTTACCCGCGGTCCCTAGGGCTTGTCCGCCGAGAAGAGCCACGTCTCGAACAGGGCCGACAGATCCTTCCCCGACTTCTTCTCGCACAGCGCGATGAACTGCTCGGTGTCGGCGTTCCCGTGCCGGTGCTCGCGCGTCCAGGTGCGCAGGATGGCGAAGAAGGTGCGGTCCCCCACGGCCTTGCGCAGCTGATGCAGCGTCATGGCGCCCCTGCCGTACACCGGTGAGTCGGAGACCCGCGTCGCGCTCGGCGGGTCGGCTGCCGGGAAGTCCCAGATGCCCTCGCTCTCCGGGTGCGAGCCGTCGTAGAAGGAGTCGAAGGTCTCCTGGGCGGTGCGGTGTCCGTGCTCCTCGTCCCACAGCCACTCGGCGTAGGTGGCGAAGCCCTCGTTCAGCCACATGTCCTGCCAGGCGCGGGGTGTGACGGAGTTCCCGAACCACTGGTGGGCCAGTTCGTGGACGACCAGGCGGGTGTCCGGTGCCTCTTCGAAGTACGGCTTGGTCTGCGTCTCCAGGGCGTAGCCGAGATCGGGGAGGTGGTCGACGACGGCGCCGGTCGAGGAGAAGGGGTAGGGGCCGAAGCGGTCGGTTGCCCAGTCGACGACCTCGGGCACCAGGTCGTGGACGTCGACGGGCCCGTCCGCCTCGTCGGGGTCGACGGCCGTGTAGACGGGCAGGCCGTCGTCCGTCGTGCCGGTGGAGATGTCGAAGACGCCGGTGACGACGGTCGCGGCATGGCTCGCCATGGGCTCGGGGTTGCGCCAGTGGAAGGTGGTGCGCTTTCCCCGCTGCCGGGTCTCGCGCAGGGTTCCGTTGCTGACCGCGGTGTACTCGGACGGCACGGTGACGTCGATGTCGTACGTCGCCTTGTCGGACGGGTGGTGGTTGCCGGGGAACCAGGTCATGGATCCGGTGGGCTCGCCGAGCGCCGCCACGCCGTCGTCCGTCTCGATCCAGCCCTCGTCGCCGCCGTCCTCCGCCGTGAGCATCTTGGGCGTCCCGCCGTACCGGACGGTGGTCTTGAAGGTCTTCCCCTTGCCGATGGACCGGTCGGGAGTGAGCGTCAGCTTGTTCTTCTTCCTGCTGAAGCGGGCGTCCGAGCCGTCGATGTCGGCATGGCGCACGCGCAGGCCCGCGAAGTCCAGGGTGAAGCGGGACAGGTCCTGGGTGGCCCGTGCGGTGATCACGGCGGTGCCCGTCAGGTGGTTGCCGTCCGGGGTGTAGTCGAGGGTGAGGGCGTAGTGCGTGACGTCGTAGCCGCCGTTGCCGAGTGCCGGGAACAGATGGTCGTCGACGCGGTTCCCGCGGGCGTCGAGCATGACGAGGTCGCGCACGGTGCCGTCGCCGTCGTCGCCGTCCCACCAGGTGCGGAAGAGCTTGGCGAGCGCCTTGGCCTCGGCCGACTTCGCGGAGAGGTCGGTCTGCACCTCGACGTCGTACGCGCCCTCAGAATCGGAGTCCGAATCGGTGAGATCGACCGTGTACACGGCCTGCGCGTGGCGTGCGGTGCGGGACTCGCCGGTGTCACGGGCCCAGGAGCGGAACTGCTCCAGGAGGCGGTGGTGGGACTCCCGTACGGCGGTGTCCGCGTCGCCCGGGGGCTTGGCGTCGCACGCCGACAGGGCGAGGCAGACGGCTGCCGCGCACACGAGTGCGGCGGGGCGGTTCATGGTGGGGTCTCCATCCGGTCGTCCGCAGGGGAAGTCCGCAAGGGAAGTCCGCAAGGGAAGTCCTCAGGGGAAGAGGGGCGGAGGCACCCGGAGGTTGCCGCCGCCCCTCACCCAGAAGGGCTCTACCTGCGGTTACGCGGGCGCCACGAGCTGGTTCTCCGAGCCGATGCCGGAGGCGTTGCCGTCGGCGTAGAGGGTCAGTTCGCCGTCCGACCAGCGCACGATGGTGTCGTCGGCCCAGGGGTTGTCGGTGAAGTCGCCGCCGCTGACGAGCAGGGCGTGCTTCCACAGGCCGTTCGGGGCCTGCCACTTGTGCTCGCCCCAGGAGGATCCTGTGCCGGTGAAGTCCTGGTACTGGGTCAGCTCACCGTCGGACCAGCGCACGACCAGGTCCCAGGTGTCGTCGCCCGAGTAGTCGCCCGCGGTGATCTGGGTGGCGTGCTTCCACGTACCGGCCTCCGACGTGCCCGGCGAGACGACCTTGATCTCCTTGCCGAGCTTCTTGTTGTCGCCGGTGTTCTGGTAGAGCGTGACTTCGCCGTCCGACCAGCGCACGACGAGGTCGTCCTGCCACTTGTTGCCGCCGAAGCGGCCCGAGGTGATCGCCTCGGCGTGCTTCCAGGTGCCGTTCGCGGCGGCCAGCTGGTACTCGCCGTGGAAGCCCGCCTCGTCGACCGACGGGTAGAGCGTCACCTCACCGTCCGACCAGCGGACGATGAGGTCGGAGCCGTTGTCACCGGTGAAGTCGCCCGCGACGACCTGCTTGGCGTGGTCGCGCCACAGGGCGTTCGGGCCCTGGACCTTGAACTCCTTGTCGAAGTGGTTCTTGGCCTTGCCCGCGCCGCGGTAGATGCTCAGCTCGCCGTCCGACCACATGACGAACATGTCCATACGGTCGTCGGAGACCGGCCCGTCGAGAGCGAAGTAGCCGTTGGCTATGGCATTGGCGTGCTTCCACGTACCGGCGCCGGGCAGGACCGGATCGGCCATCGGCGGCGGGTTGATGCTCGCCGGCTGCTTGCCCGCCTTCGCGGCGTCGTAGATCCGCTTGACGTCGTCGTCGAAGTACGAGGAGTACGAGGTGTTGGCGCTGTGGCCGCCGGTCAGCCAGCCGCCGGTGACGCCGATCAGCTTGGCCGACTCGCCGCCCGCGGTGATGAAGGGGCCGCCGGAGGTGCCGCCGACGTAGCCGTCGCAGTGGATCTCGGTGAAGGTGCCGCCGCGCCAGAGCCTGCCGCCGCTGTCCTTGGCGTTGCCGGAGGTGTACTTCTTCGTCGGCGTGGTGCAGCTGAGCGGGTCCTGCTTCGGCTTGTAGTTGCCGCCTCCGTACAGGTACGGGTAGCCGATGGCGTGCGCGGTGTGGCTGAATCCGGTGTTGAAGCCCATCGGGATGGCCCCGACGACGCTCTCGACCTCCTTGCCGTCGCTGCGCGGCTCGGTGGCGAGGAACGCGACGTCGACGTCCGTGAAGTCTTCCTCGCTCTTCTTGGACCCGGTGTAGCCGGGGTCCTTGAAGATGTGGCCCTTCTTGATGGGGTACATGCCGTGCGGCATCGGGCTCTTCGCGCTGTGCTGCGGCACGAAGACCAGGTTCGACTTCTGGTCGTTGCTGTCGAAGCAGTGCGCTGCGGACGCGACCAGGTTCTTGCCCGGGGACGGCACGACGGTGCCGCCGCAGAAGCGGTAGTCGTAGCGGTCCGGGTAGTCGTTGCCCGCCTTCTGCGCCCAGTAGAAGGTGCCGACTTCCTTGATGCCCTTGAAGGTGTGCGAGGGCGAGCGGAGCATGCCGTCGCCCCCTTCGCGCGGCGCTGCCTCCTCCTCTTCCCTCTGGGAGTCCCCCCGGGAGTCCCTCTTGGCGTCCTCGGCCGCCGCGGCCTCGCGGACCTGCTGCTCCTCGACCGGCTTGGCCTCGGCCATGCGATCGGGCGTCCAGAACTTCTCAAGCTCGCGGGCCAGGGCCTGGTCAGGGTCCTGGTCCGGGGCCGGGGCCTGGGAGGGCGACTTCGAGGTCGGCTGCGAGGTCGGCGTCGGTGTGGCCGCGCTCGGCGTAGGCGTCGGGTCCGGGGCGGACCAGGCCGGTCCCGCTGCGGCAAGGATCGCTGCCGCGGCGGCCATCGCAGTCAGGCTGCGTTTCATTCTCACTGTTGTGTTCCCCCACAAAAACGGACCCCGGTCACCCGGGGCCCGATTGGTACAGATCAATCGAGAAGGTACGTTACGCACACATCGAACGATGTGTCGATTGGGGCGGAACTTGCGACTTGCCCCGTAATTGTTGTATTGCACCAGCTGGTTGATCGGAGAAGGCAGTGGGGAAGGCGGGGCGATTCACTCGAACCAGGACGCGTGCGGGGGTGTTCGCGGCGGGGGCACTGCTCCTGACGGTGGGGTGTTCCGGGAGCGACGCCGACGCGGAGGAGCACCCGGACAACCCCAACCTGCTGCTCGGGTTCCATACGTGGCTGAAGACGAACGACTCGGAGCGCGACGACGACTTGGCGGGCCACGCCCTGAACGTCAGCCTCGGCTACCGGTCCGGCGACCGCCACGGGGTGGTCGAGGTCCTCACCGACTACGGTCCCTGGGGCGAGGCGGAGGACCAAGTCACCCCGCTGGCACAGGCATTCACGGAATGGTGGGACGAGGACCCGTCGGCCGGGAGCGCGCACTTCCTCGGGCAGGGCGGAAAGACGGCGAAGAAGACCACGCTGTACGAGGGTGACGCCCCGTCGAACCTCCTCAAGGATTTCCGCTCCTGGACCGCCAAGAACGCCCCGAGCGCCCCGAACGCCGAGAACCTCACCCCGCACATCACCGCACTCACCATCGGATACGGGGCGAAGGGCTCCGGAGCCGTCACGGTCTCGACCGACTACGTCACGCACAAGGACAAGCAGACCCAGAAGAAGGTCGACACCCTCAGCGAGGCCTTCGCCGACTGGTGGGACGGTGACGAGGGCGCGGACTCCGTCACCGTGACCAGCGAGGACCAAGGCAGCCACGCCGAAAGGGACTTGACCGCTAGGTGAGGCTCCCGGCGTCGGCCGGAACGAACTCGCACCAGACGACCTTCCCGGGATCGCGCTCCACGACCCCCCACTTGTCGGCGAGGGCCGCCACGAGCAGCAGCCCGCGCCCCGACTCGGCGTCACCTTCACCACTGATACCGAGCCGGGGCCATCCGTCGCCGCTGTCGTGCACTTCTACACGGAGTACGTCGCCCTCGCAGTGGAGGTGGAGCCGGAAGCCGCGTCCGGGCGGAACGCCGTGCAGCAAGGCGTTCGTCGCCAACTCGCTTACGCAGAGCGTGATGCCGTCCGCGCGGTCGCGGATTCCCCAGCCGACGAGCGCGGCGCGCGCGAAGGCGCGGGCGGCGGGTACGGACTGACGTTCGCGCCGGTAGAAGCGCTCGCGGGGGTCCCGTCGGAACGGGAGTGGAGTTTCGTCATTCACGTGACGAGAGTCACACTCCGTCGCCATCATGAAGCAGTGCGTGAACCCGTACAGCCGGGCTGTACGGGTTCGCTGCGTGAACGTACGGCGCTTGATGGGGAGTTGGACTGTATGAACAGCCCAAAACGACGGTCA
Protein-coding sequences here:
- a CDS encoding trypsin-like serine peptidase, translating into MAAAAAILAAAGPAWSAPDPTPTPSAATPTPTSQPTSKSPSQAPAPDQDPDQALARELEKFWTPDRMAEAKPVEEQQVREAAAAEDAKRDSRGDSQREEEEAAPREGGDGMLRSPSHTFKGIKEVGTFYWAQKAGNDYPDRYDYRFCGGTVVPSPGKNLVASAAHCFDSNDQKSNLVFVPQHSAKSPMPHGMYPIKKGHIFKDPGYTGSKKSEEDFTDVDVAFLATEPRSDGKEVESVVGAIPMGFNTGFSHTAHAIGYPYLYGGGNYKPKQDPLSCTTPTKKYTSGNAKDSGGRLWRGGTFTEIHCDGYVGGTSGGPFITAGGESAKLIGVTGGWLTGGHSANTSYSSYFDDDVKRIYDAAKAGKQPASINPPPMADPVLPGAGTWKHANAIANGYFALDGPVSDDRMDMFVMWSDGELSIYRGAGKAKNHFDKEFKVQGPNALWRDHAKQVVAGDFTGDNGSDLIVRWSDGEVTLYPSVDEAGFHGEYQLAAANGTWKHAEAITSGRFGGNKWQDDLVVRWSDGEVTLYQNTGDNKKLGKEIKVVSPGTSEAGTWKHATQITAGDYSGDDTWDLVVRWSDGELTQYQDFTGTGSSWGEHKWQAPNGLWKHALLVSGGDFTDNPWADDTIVRWSDGELTLYADGNASGIGSENQLVAPA
- a CDS encoding ATP-binding protein; this translates as MNDETPLPFRRDPRERFYRRERQSVPAARAFARAALVGWGIRDRADGITLCVSELATNALLHGVPPGRGFRLHLHCEGDVLRVEVHDSGDGWPRLGISGEGDAESGRGLLLVAALADKWGVVERDPGKVVWCEFVPADAGSLT
- a CDS encoding M1 family metallopeptidase, whose amino-acid sequence is MNRPAALVCAAAVCLALSACDAKPPGDADTAVRESHHRLLEQFRSWARDTGESRTARHAQAVYTVDLTDSDSDSEGAYDVEVQTDLSAKSAEAKALAKLFRTWWDGDDGDGTVRDLVMLDARGNRVDDHLFPALGNGGYDVTHYALTLDYTPDGNHLTGTAVITARATQDLSRFTLDFAGLRVRHADIDGSDARFSRKKNKLTLTPDRSIGKGKTFKTTVRYGGTPKMLTAEDGGDEGWIETDDGVAALGEPTGSMTWFPGNHHPSDKATYDIDVTVPSEYTAVSNGTLRETRQRGKRTTFHWRNPEPMASHAATVVTGVFDISTGTTDDGLPVYTAVDPDEADGPVDVHDLVPEVVDWATDRFGPYPFSSTGAVVDHLPDLGYALETQTKPYFEEAPDTRLVVHELAHQWFGNSVTPRAWQDMWLNEGFATYAEWLWDEEHGHRTAQETFDSFYDGSHPESEGIWDFPAADPPSATRVSDSPVYGRGAMTLHQLRKAVGDRTFFAILRTWTREHRHGNADTEQFIALCEKKSGKDLSALFETWLFSADKP